The Vanessa atalanta chromosome 2, ilVanAtal1.2, whole genome shotgun sequence genome has a segment encoding these proteins:
- the LOC125071845 gene encoding serine protease inhibitor-like isoform X2 gives MSTAYENLKSNNEKNVNTKVANIEDDENNEEANADFFDLFFKSLNQFERIFYQVTFNKLLAISPPNRQENGISFIQSALFLYLALMAISTEVDQPTRLEIEKCLGYNASKMEEIKMLGQIISWLPNSNSDMKFRWASRLVLRAGLPVSQQFVNDVATAAQISVGRLNDTETPNNLSKSLNRMIVEDSGGALRDTFDVEDMSGGLCSILLNTMYIRARWRSPPIVLNGTRKFYYANKAAPSSVRMIRINDVMRYCPLDEWNADAVEIKYATPGLSLMLLVPRGYSIRSLAKVMSNISIHDLNNKMRTMRIAATMPIYTLRMTLLLPGKLKTMGISRLVETNNSSRCDKMRLSHAVQRLMFWAEAGRNAFKDDGIEWDETPELEIVLDRPYIFYVQWKNVTLMNGHFVL, from the exons ATGTCAACTGCATACGAAaacttaaaaagtaataacGAGAAAAATGTTAACACAAAGGTTGCAAATATTGAAGATGACGAAAATAATGAAGAAGCAAATGcagatttttttgatttattttttaaatcattgaaCCAATTCGAGCGTATCTTTTACCAG GTGacgtttaataaacttttagcAATAAGTCCTCCTAATCGTCAAGAAAATGGAATTAGTTTTATTCAATCAGcactgtttttatatttagctCTTATGGCTATATCCACAGAAGTTGATCAACCCACTAGACTAGAAATCGAGAAATGCTTAGGATACAATGCATCAAAAAtg gaagaaataaaaatgttgggCCAAATTATTTCATGGTTACCCAATTCAAATAGTGATATGAAATTTCGCTGGGCTTCCCGTCTCGTACTTAGAGCTGGGTTGCCAGTCAGCCAGCAGTTTGTCAACGATGTCGCAACAGCGGCACAAATAAGTGTGGGTCGATTGAATGACACGGAGACTCcaaataatttaagcaaaaGTCTTAATCGTatg ATAGTGGAAGATTCAGGCGGTGCATTGCGAGATACTTTTGACGTGGAAGATATGTCAGGGGGATTGTGttcaatattgttaaatactATGTACATTCGCGCTCGCTGGCGTTCACCTCCAATTGTACTAAATGGTACCAGAAAGTTCTACTATGCCAATAAAGCAGCTCCTAGCTCCGTAAGGATGATACGAATAAATGACGTTATGCGATATTGTCCTCTTGACGAATGGAATGCTGAC GCTGTCGAAATCAAATATGCAACTCCCGGTCTCTCACTTATGTTGTTGGTTCCTCGAGGATACTCTATCAGAAGTCTAGCGAAGGTCATGTCAAATATTAGCATACACGATCTTAATAACAAAATGCGTACAATGCGAATAGCCGCAACTATGCCTATTTACACTCTACGAATGACATTATTGTTACCAGGAAAATTAAAAACG atggGCATTTCACGTTTGGTAGAGACGAATAATTCGAGTCGCTGCGATAAAATGCGCCTTTCTCATGCTGTGCAGCGCCTAATGTTTTGGGCAGAAGCAGGCAGAAATGCTTTTAAAGACGACG GAATTGAGTGGGACGAGACACCGGAATTAGAAATTGTGTTGGATCGGccctatatattttatgttcaatGGAAGAATGTAACATTAATGAATGgacattttgtattataa
- the LOC125071845 gene encoding antichymotrypsin-2-like isoform X1: MFPSGFVRVLLLFAIYSEVEPYDIQITKVTKAQFKISHNIRHSLLKICLYNKKWVHCPNVLRFSPNYKTMYSRRRHSCILKLPFSHGDILPVPETQKINIDDIIPSSTIYSTSPNIRQTQNNGIHKNKTNNVLSKQSKFNYQVTTPIFSSVNNTFTHSLNDSIMSTAYENLKSNNEKNVNTKVANIEDDENNEEANADFFDLFFKSLNQFERIFYQVTFNKLLAISPPNRQENGISFIQSALFLYLALMAISTEVDQPTRLEIEKCLGYNASKMEEIKMLGQIISWLPNSNSDMKFRWASRLVLRAGLPVSQQFVNDVATAAQISVGRLNDTETPNNLSKSLNRMIVEDSGGALRDTFDVEDMSGGLCSILLNTMYIRARWRSPPIVLNGTRKFYYANKAAPSSVRMIRINDVMRYCPLDEWNADAVEIKYATPGLSLMLLVPRGYSIRSLAKVMSNISIHDLNNKMRTMRIAATMPIYTLRMTLLLPGKLKTMGISRLVETNNSSRCDKMRLSHAVQRLMFWAEAGRNAFKDDGIEWDETPELEIVLDRPYIFYVQWKNVTLMNGHFVL; the protein is encoded by the exons atgtttccTAGCGGTTTTGTGAGAGTTTTACTTTTGTTTGCTATATATTCTGAAGTAGAACCCTACGATATCCAAATAACAAAGGTAACAAAAGCTCAATTTAAAATCTCTCACAATATCAGACACAGTTTgttgaaaatatgtttatataataagaaatggGTACATTGCCCAAATGTTTTGCGATTTAGCccaaattacaaaacaatgtatTCCAGAAGAAGACACTCATGCATTTTAAAGTTACCATTTTCACATGGTGACATTTTACCAGTACCCGaaactcaaaaaataaatatagacgaTATTATTCCATCGTCAACAATCTACAGCACTTCGCCTAATATTCGACAAACCCAAAATAATGGAATCCATAAAAATAAGACGAATAATGTATTATCAAAACAAAGTAAGTTTAATTACCAAGTAACCACGCCAATTTTCTCCAGCGTGAATAACACATTTACACATTCATTAAACGATTCGATAATGTCAACTGCATACGAAaacttaaaaagtaataacGAGAAAAATGTTAACACAAAGGTTGCAAATATTGAAGATGACGAAAATAATGAAGAAGCAAATGcagatttttttgatttattttttaaatcattgaaCCAATTCGAGCGTATCTTTTACCAG GTGacgtttaataaacttttagcAATAAGTCCTCCTAATCGTCAAGAAAATGGAATTAGTTTTATTCAATCAGcactgtttttatatttagctCTTATGGCTATATCCACAGAAGTTGATCAACCCACTAGACTAGAAATCGAGAAATGCTTAGGATACAATGCATCAAAAAtg gaagaaataaaaatgttgggCCAAATTATTTCATGGTTACCCAATTCAAATAGTGATATGAAATTTCGCTGGGCTTCCCGTCTCGTACTTAGAGCTGGGTTGCCAGTCAGCCAGCAGTTTGTCAACGATGTCGCAACAGCGGCACAAATAAGTGTGGGTCGATTGAATGACACGGAGACTCcaaataatttaagcaaaaGTCTTAATCGTatg ATAGTGGAAGATTCAGGCGGTGCATTGCGAGATACTTTTGACGTGGAAGATATGTCAGGGGGATTGTGttcaatattgttaaatactATGTACATTCGCGCTCGCTGGCGTTCACCTCCAATTGTACTAAATGGTACCAGAAAGTTCTACTATGCCAATAAAGCAGCTCCTAGCTCCGTAAGGATGATACGAATAAATGACGTTATGCGATATTGTCCTCTTGACGAATGGAATGCTGAC GCTGTCGAAATCAAATATGCAACTCCCGGTCTCTCACTTATGTTGTTGGTTCCTCGAGGATACTCTATCAGAAGTCTAGCGAAGGTCATGTCAAATATTAGCATACACGATCTTAATAACAAAATGCGTACAATGCGAATAGCCGCAACTATGCCTATTTACACTCTACGAATGACATTATTGTTACCAGGAAAATTAAAAACG atggGCATTTCACGTTTGGTAGAGACGAATAATTCGAGTCGCTGCGATAAAATGCGCCTTTCTCATGCTGTGCAGCGCCTAATGTTTTGGGCAGAAGCAGGCAGAAATGCTTTTAAAGACGACG GAATTGAGTGGGACGAGACACCGGAATTAGAAATTGTGTTGGATCGGccctatatattttatgttcaatGGAAGAATGTAACATTAATGAATGgacattttgtattataa
- the LOC125071860 gene encoding neuronal acetylcholine receptor subunit beta-3-like, giving the protein MFIIGGGTRVSNLLCVHMVSIASLGSIELAAMLRYGGFLCFILINLILVRAECPPEREQDLHDEAKLHSDLLCAYNSDYRPVKNHKSAVNVKVRFALKYISFDSLEETITLHSWVALNWKDEYLNWTPSDYGNIQEVQIESHEIWSPSMALFNADASTYQSDSFYTTCLVNSEGTVTCVPHIAHTGICRTTLRSWPYDVQNCTLYFGSWMHTGEQVNFTFYNTNPVVLDDFQNGPGWKLLNVAHDRLPGAYNCCPNSTYPMLKYTFTLQREAAGPAAIIVVPSIVIVLLTLTSLLMDIKDNTRLMLICFSLFGHFIFITEIGYIVPKLSSDTPIILLFIRDSMVVTLAGILVTLMLMSLRKRTLPPPSWIVSLNRLVSSGPGRYVVFTEFDPNVSVEDKALTDDSVSGSNNDKSNAAVDWIQFANLLNTFVFIVSFVVYFILITTYIPTDSLLQNS; this is encoded by the coding sequence ATGTTTATCATTGGGGGCGGTACACGAGTATCGAATTTATTGTGTGTTCATATGGTCAGTATCGCTAGTCTCGGTTCCATTGAGCTTGCAGCGATGTTGCGTTACGGTggctttttgtgttttattttaattaacttaatccTCGTCCGGGCCGAATGTCCTCCAGAACGGGAACAGGACTTGCACGACGAGGCTAAGCTGCACAGCGATTTATTATGCGCCTACAATTCAGACTATCGTCCTGTAAAGAACCACAAAAGTGCCGTAAATGTTAAAGTGCGctttgctttaaaatatatcagtttCGATTCGTTGGAAGAAACGATAACTCTCCACAGTTGGGTGGCTCTAAACTGGAAGGacgaatatttaaattggaCGCCGAGTGATTACGGTAATATTCAAGAAGTTCAAATCGAGAGTCATGAAATATGGTCGCCGAGTATGGCTCTGTTTAACGCAGATGCTTCCACATACCAATCGGACTCGTTTTATACAACTTGTTTGGTTAATAGCGAGGGAACGGTCACGTGCGTCCCGCACATTGCGCATACAGGCATTTGTCGCACGACACTGCGCAGCTGGCCGTACGATGTGCAGAATTGTACACTCTATTTCGGCTCGTGGATGCACACTGGCGAACAGGTGaactttacattttacaatacaaatccGGTCGTTCTTGACGATTTTCAAAACGGTCCTGGTTGGAAACTTTTGAACGTCGCTCACGATCGATTACCGGGAGCGTATAATTGTTGTCCCAACAGTACGTATCCGATGTTAAAATACACATTTACATTGCAAAGAGAAGCAGCCGGACCAGCTGCAATTATTGTAGTTCCATCGATCGTCATCGTACTGTTGACCCTTACTTCTCTATTGATGGATATTAAGGACAATACTCGATTAATGCTAATATGTTTCAGTTTGTtcggtcattttatttttataaccgaGATCGGATATATAGTACCTAAGCTAAGTTCCGACACaccgattatattattatttatccgaGATTCGATGGTAGTTACACTGGCGGGTATATTGGTAACATTAATGCTGATGTCTCTGAGGAAACGAACTCTGCCGCCGCCGTCGTGGATTGTGTCTCTTAACCGACTCGTAAGCAGCGGGCCTGGACGATACGTTGTTTTCACAGAATTCGATCCTAACGTCTCTGTTGAAGATAAGGCGCTCACGGACGATTCTGTTTCCGGTTCTAACAACGACAAATCCAACGCCGCTGTGGATTGGATCCAGTTTGCCAATCTGCttaatacttttgtatttatagtatcatttgttgtttatttcattttaataactacttatatccctACTGattctttattacaaaattcttaa